From Astyanax mexicanus isolate ESR-SI-001 chromosome 11, AstMex3_surface, whole genome shotgun sequence, the proteins below share one genomic window:
- the atp5mc3a gene encoding ATP synthase membrane subunit c locus 3a gives MYACAKFVSTPALVRSGSRALYRPVSAAVLSRPEVNTEATAALLPQSPITQMCLRSFQTSAVSRDIDTAAKFIGAGAATVGVAGSGAGIGTVFGSLIIGYARNPSLKQQLFSYAILGFALSEAMGLFCLMVAFLILFAM, from the exons ATGTACGCCTGTGCGAAATTCGTCTCCACACCTGCCCTG gtcCGCTCTGGATCCCGAGCTCTATACAGACCAGTGTCTGCTGCTGTACTGTCTAGGCCAGAGGTCAATACAGAG GCCACTGCTGCTCTCCTGCCCCAGTCCCCCATCACCCAGATGTGTCTGCGAAGCTTCCAGACCAGTGCAGTGAGCCGGGACATTGACACTGCCGCTAAGTTCATTGGAGCTGGAGCTGCCACCGTTGGAGTGGCTGGATCTGGAGCTGGAATTGGAACTGTGTTCGGCAGTCTTATCATCGGATATGCCAG GAATCCATCTCTGAAGCAGCAGCTCTTCTCGTATGCTATTCTGGGGTTCGCTCTCTCTGAAGCCATGGGGCTCTTCTGTTTGATGGTTGCTTTCCTTATCCTGTTCGCCATGTAA